In Leguminivora glycinivorella isolate SPB_JAAS2020 chromosome 20, LegGlyc_1.1, whole genome shotgun sequence, the following proteins share a genomic window:
- the LOC125237230 gene encoding uncharacterized protein LOC125237230 isoform X2: protein MFWLMLIFVPAGAENASQPHLEAQEQHGENPPHGIQVPTAPYPELRHPLFRRAHYQLPPAEDAARAANDSRKQYEELFGKDPPLGPYPPLADLKGHKLSPPTTRGYQSPKEETWAYLTPRGQGILDGLALVPHLLKSNTPFRPGPGPGNPLGVSVNPWYLLPVPTYPSFAPRLLQGYRPGPWSAGAGSGRVPTPLGPYPPRRLRPRQMFPTTQAQTIPAPLRAVEYTKVTGGLNSQERGRGFEPLAPTPDAHGQFGPLAPPALRSAGGPNQQPPPHVTADFSGEGIRFVSLISEEETRPTFKIRGLPRFMTESTPPSPPPLLGDEDRLLQEAVPDSEDRSNFEDRTQPCASQQGCRARAAQLQNDDDNTYIVI, encoded by the exons ATGTTCTGGTTAATGCTGATATTCGTCCCTGCAGGTGCCG AAAATGCTTCCCAACCTCACCTAGAGGCTCAGGAGCAACACGGCGAAAATCCACCGCACGGGATCCAAGTCCCCACTGCCCCCTACCCAGAACTAAGGCACCCGCTCTTCCGCCGGGCGCACTACCAGCTCCCGCCGGCAGAGGACGCGGCTCGCGCCGCCAACGACTCTCGGAAGCAATACGAAGAACTATTCGGAAAAGACCCTCCTCTAGGGCCTTATCCCCCGCTGGCAGACCTCAAAGGTCACAAATTATCCCCACCTACAACACGGGGGTACCAATCGCCTAAAGAAGAAACCTGGGCATATCTAACACCGCGCGGACAAGGCATCCTAGATGGTTTAGCATTAGTGCCCCACTTGTTGAAGTCAAATACACCATTCAGACCGGGCCCAGGTCCGGGTAACCCACTAGGGGTGTCCGTGAACCCGTGGTACTTGCTCCCGGTGCCGACGTACCCCAGCTTTGCGCCACGGTTGCTGCAAGGCTACCGGCCCGGGCCGTGGAGCGCGGGGGCGGGGTCCGGCCGCGTGCCGACGCCGCTGGGCCCCTACCCGCCGCGGAGGCTGAGGCCGAGGCAGATGTTCCCGACAACGCAGGCTCAGACGATACCGGCACCACTGCGAGCTGTCGAGTATACAAAG GTGACCGGCGGCTTGAACTCGCAGGAGAGAGGGCGCGGCTTCGAGCCGCTGGCGCCGACGCCGGACGCGCACGGCCAGTTCGGGCCGCTCGCGCCGCCCGCGCTGCGCAGCGCCGGGGGCCCGAACCAGCAGCCGCCGCCACAC GTGACGGCCGACTTCTCCGGAGAGGGAATACGCTTTGTCTCGTTAATTTCCGAAGAGGAGACGCGGCCGACGTTCAAGATTCGAGGACTGCCGCGGTTTATGACC GAATCAACGCCGCCATCGCCGCCTCCGCTGCTGGGAGACGAGGACCGGTTGCTGCAGGAGGCCGTGCCCGACTCGGAGGACCGGTCCAACTTCGAGGATCGGACACAGCCCTGCGCCAGTCAACAGGGGTGCAGGGCGCGCGCGGCGCAGCTGCAAAACGATGATGACAACACTTATATCGTCATCTGA
- the LOC125237230 gene encoding uncharacterized protein LOC125237230 isoform X1: MFWLMLIFVPAGAVSENASQPHLEAQEQHGENPPHGIQVPTAPYPELRHPLFRRAHYQLPPAEDAARAANDSRKQYEELFGKDPPLGPYPPLADLKGHKLSPPTTRGYQSPKEETWAYLTPRGQGILDGLALVPHLLKSNTPFRPGPGPGNPLGVSVNPWYLLPVPTYPSFAPRLLQGYRPGPWSAGAGSGRVPTPLGPYPPRRLRPRQMFPTTQAQTIPAPLRAVEYTKVTGGLNSQERGRGFEPLAPTPDAHGQFGPLAPPALRSAGGPNQQPPPHVTADFSGEGIRFVSLISEEETRPTFKIRGLPRFMTESTPPSPPPLLGDEDRLLQEAVPDSEDRSNFEDRTQPCASQQGCRARAAQLQNDDDNTYIVI, translated from the exons ATGTTCTGGTTAATGCTGATATTCGTCCCTGCAGGTGCCG TTTCAGAAAATGCTTCCCAACCTCACCTAGAGGCTCAGGAGCAACACGGCGAAAATCCACCGCACGGGATCCAAGTCCCCACTGCCCCCTACCCAGAACTAAGGCACCCGCTCTTCCGCCGGGCGCACTACCAGCTCCCGCCGGCAGAGGACGCGGCTCGCGCCGCCAACGACTCTCGGAAGCAATACGAAGAACTATTCGGAAAAGACCCTCCTCTAGGGCCTTATCCCCCGCTGGCAGACCTCAAAGGTCACAAATTATCCCCACCTACAACACGGGGGTACCAATCGCCTAAAGAAGAAACCTGGGCATATCTAACACCGCGCGGACAAGGCATCCTAGATGGTTTAGCATTAGTGCCCCACTTGTTGAAGTCAAATACACCATTCAGACCGGGCCCAGGTCCGGGTAACCCACTAGGGGTGTCCGTGAACCCGTGGTACTTGCTCCCGGTGCCGACGTACCCCAGCTTTGCGCCACGGTTGCTGCAAGGCTACCGGCCCGGGCCGTGGAGCGCGGGGGCGGGGTCCGGCCGCGTGCCGACGCCGCTGGGCCCCTACCCGCCGCGGAGGCTGAGGCCGAGGCAGATGTTCCCGACAACGCAGGCTCAGACGATACCGGCACCACTGCGAGCTGTCGAGTATACAAAG GTGACCGGCGGCTTGAACTCGCAGGAGAGAGGGCGCGGCTTCGAGCCGCTGGCGCCGACGCCGGACGCGCACGGCCAGTTCGGGCCGCTCGCGCCGCCCGCGCTGCGCAGCGCCGGGGGCCCGAACCAGCAGCCGCCGCCACAC GTGACGGCCGACTTCTCCGGAGAGGGAATACGCTTTGTCTCGTTAATTTCCGAAGAGGAGACGCGGCCGACGTTCAAGATTCGAGGACTGCCGCGGTTTATGACC GAATCAACGCCGCCATCGCCGCCTCCGCTGCTGGGAGACGAGGACCGGTTGCTGCAGGAGGCCGTGCCCGACTCGGAGGACCGGTCCAACTTCGAGGATCGGACACAGCCCTGCGCCAGTCAACAGGGGTGCAGGGCGCGCGCGGCGCAGCTGCAAAACGATGATGACAACACTTATATCGTCATCTGA